From the genome of Rhodobacteraceae bacterium Araon29, one region includes:
- a CDS encoding TRAP transporter large permease subunit: MSFWITLISGVIVTAGTGVALGAALGLTGLFILQFYSNGATSVAIDAIWNVFNSFTLSAVPMFILLGEILLRSGISERAYSAFAPVFRRVPGGLLHTNIAVCTLFGAVSGSSLSTAAAVGSVAYPEMSKRGYDKDTVVGSLAGGGTLGLLIPPSLSFLIYGALTETSIGRLFAAGIIPGLLVGAMFMTYILVKCIRNPAIAPRDPIRSSLPDILKGFRHIWPLLALILAVIGSIVGGIATPTESAGVGVVLAIVICSIWGELTLARLIEAIYQSVLLFSSIGFLVLGATILAQSVSILGLPQQILEGVAQSGFGTYSVLLIVILIYLVLGCFFDGLSLMIMTLPVVFPLLTGLGFDPIWIGVIITIVIEIGQITPPVGLNLSVLTALTNNEVSLGRVAYATVPYWLIHLCAISVLTLFPILALFLPNLLF, translated from the coding sequence ATGTCCTTCTGGATTACATTAATCAGTGGCGTCATCGTGACCGCAGGCACTGGGGTCGCATTGGGTGCAGCCCTTGGCCTTACTGGGCTATTCATTCTGCAATTCTATTCAAACGGGGCCACATCCGTTGCCATAGACGCGATCTGGAACGTCTTCAATTCATTTACCTTGAGCGCCGTGCCGATGTTTATCCTTCTGGGTGAGATTTTGTTGCGCAGCGGGATCAGTGAGCGGGCCTACTCCGCCTTTGCGCCAGTATTTCGCCGCGTGCCGGGCGGGCTGCTACATACCAACATCGCTGTTTGCACTCTGTTTGGTGCGGTCAGCGGGTCCAGCCTGTCAACCGCTGCTGCTGTTGGATCGGTTGCCTATCCCGAGATGTCCAAACGCGGCTATGACAAAGACACGGTTGTCGGCAGCTTGGCCGGTGGTGGGACGCTTGGCTTGTTGATTCCGCCTAGCCTTTCGTTTTTGATTTACGGCGCTCTTACAGAGACGTCGATCGGCAGGCTATTCGCAGCAGGTATCATTCCCGGGTTACTAGTGGGCGCGATGTTCATGACCTACATTTTGGTGAAATGCATACGCAATCCTGCGATTGCGCCGCGTGATCCAATCAGGTCATCATTGCCCGACATCTTGAAAGGGTTCCGTCACATTTGGCCCCTACTCGCGCTGATCTTAGCGGTTATTGGTTCCATCGTCGGGGGCATCGCCACGCCGACTGAATCTGCAGGCGTCGGCGTCGTGCTGGCCATTGTGATTTGCTCTATTTGGGGCGAACTAACGCTCGCCAGACTTATCGAGGCAATCTACCAGTCAGTCCTCTTGTTCTCCTCTATCGGCTTTTTGGTGCTCGGTGCCACGATCCTTGCGCAATCAGTTAGCATTCTTGGGCTACCCCAACAAATTCTTGAAGGTGTTGCCCAAAGCGGCTTCGGGACCTATAGCGTGCTGCTGATCGTCATCCTGATCTACTTGGTTCTTGGTTGCTTCTTTGACGGTCTGTCGCTGATGATTATGACTCTGCCAGTCGTGTTCCCACTACTAACGGGCCTCGGGTTTGACCCCATTTGGATCGGTGTGATTATCACCATTGTGATTGAGATTGGGCAGATAACACCACCCGTGGGGCTGAATCTTTCCGTACTCACCGCACTTACCAACAACGAGGTTTCTCTGGGCCGAGTTGCCTATGCGACAGTGCCCTATTGGCTTATCCACCTTTGCGCGATTTCGGTCCTCACCCTGTTCCCGATATTGGCACTTTTCTTGCCAAACCTATTGTTCTAA
- a CDS encoding acetoin utilization protein AcuC — MRRLDRYCTAPQAKPALLKTFHAPEYITALKRAEYTQKTSEHDRKKYHLGTVSNPVFKGMFARPATSVGSSLLAAELVANGGVSYAMGGGLHHGLADRANGFCFLNDLVFAILRLRSLGVERIAYVDLDAHHCDGVQAAFSGDRDLLMISTHEAKRWPFTGSLSENIIDQQMNIPLLKNCNNEEFNLFMEGCVLPALARFAPEAIIIQGGADALCDDPLSRLALSNYTLWSAVKRLKEICDKIILTGGGGYNPWTVARLWAGFWLVLNDHSPFIELPSGAQRGLESLSWQHKLRPSRVLITQLYDSPSEKVQIIRPETAALAEHIRNLHAL, encoded by the coding sequence ATGCGCAGGTTGGATCGCTACTGCACGGCGCCCCAGGCAAAGCCTGCGCTTTTGAAAACCTTCCACGCGCCAGAGTATATTACGGCGCTTAAAAGGGCTGAATATACGCAAAAAACCTCAGAGCATGATCGGAAAAAATACCACTTGGGCACCGTCTCAAACCCAGTTTTTAAAGGTATGTTTGCAAGGCCGGCCACGTCTGTTGGAAGCTCGTTATTAGCGGCTGAACTGGTCGCAAATGGTGGAGTTTCTTATGCAATGGGCGGCGGTTTGCACCACGGGCTGGCCGATCGCGCGAATGGGTTTTGCTTTTTGAATGATTTGGTATTTGCAATCTTACGGCTGCGCAGCCTTGGCGTAGAACGCATTGCCTATGTTGATTTGGATGCGCATCATTGCGATGGGGTTCAGGCAGCATTTTCCGGGGATCGTGACCTTCTAATGATCTCAACCCATGAGGCGAAAAGATGGCCTTTTACAGGGTCTCTATCTGAAAATATAATTGATCAGCAGATGAATATACCCCTATTAAAAAATTGTAATAATGAAGAATTTAACCTTTTCATGGAAGGCTGCGTTTTGCCTGCTTTGGCCCGCTTTGCGCCTGAAGCGATAATAATCCAAGGCGGGGCTGATGCTCTTTGCGATGACCCTCTGTCGCGGTTGGCGCTGTCAAATTACACGCTGTGGAGCGCGGTAAAGCGCCTAAAGGAAATCTGCGACAAAATCATTCTAACGGGCGGCGGCGGATATAACCCTTGGACGGTGGCGCGCTTATGGGCTGGGTTTTGGTTGGTACTAAACGATCACTCGCCTTTTATCGAGCTGCCAAGCGGCGCGCAGCGCGGTCTTGAAAGCCTGTCTTGGCAGCACAAACTGCGCCCCAGCCGTGTTTTAATCACTCAACTTTACGATTCTCCATCCGAAAAGGTGCAAATTATTCGGCCGGAAACCGCAGCTTTAGCAGAACATATTCGCAATCTTCACGCGCTTTGA
- a CDS encoding IS3 family transposase (programmed frameshift), which produces MGNKPTAEFRQEVVRVALTSGLSRKQVASDFGIGFSTLSRWIKEERDTVSTPEPQIDLIHENERLRKEVRMLREEREIFKKGNTVLREAKTVRFKFIEEHRGTLPINRLCHIMNVSARGYRAYRTRPINQSQRTDMVLLAHIRDQFALSHNSYGRVRMTEELKELGLQVGHRRVGRLMRQNAISVIRTRKHKVTTDSNHKFNIAPNLLDRDFTTDKPNQKWVVDISYIWTREGWLYLAAVLDLHSRRIIGWSVSNRMKKDLAIRALDMAVALRRPPKDCIHHSDRGSQYCSHEYQARLRKHGFKISMSGKGNCYDNAAMETFFKTIKAELIWRNTWHTRRAAELAIFKYINGVYNPRRRHSALGWKSPLAFERIAA; this is translated from the exons ATGGGAAACAAACCAACAGCAGAATTTAGACAGGAAGTTGTGCGCGTAGCATTAACAAGTGGGCTTAGCCGTAAGCAGGTCGCATCGGACTTTGGGATTGGTTTTTCGACACTGAGCCGCTGGATCAAAGAAGAACGCGATACAGTTTCTACGCCTGAGCCACAAATTGATTTGATTCACGAAAACGAACGGCTGCGAAAAGAAGTCCGCATGCTTCGTGAGGAGAGGGAAATAT TTAAAAAAGGCAACACAGTTCTTCGCGAAGCAAAAACCGTGAGGTTTAAGTTTATCGAAGAACACCGTGGCACGCTTCCAATCAATCGTCTGTGTCATATTATGAATGTCAGTGCACGTGGTTACCGCGCCTATCGCACACGACCAATCAACCAAAGTCAGAGAACGGATATGGTTTTATTGGCTCATATTCGGGATCAATTCGCCCTAAGTCACAATAGTTATGGGCGCGTCAGAATGACCGAAGAGCTGAAAGAGTTAGGTCTGCAGGTCGGCCACCGCCGTGTAGGAAGATTGATGCGCCAGAACGCCATATCCGTTATCAGAACCCGTAAACATAAGGTCACAACGGATAGTAATCACAAGTTTAATATTGCGCCAAATCTGCTGGATCGTGATTTTACTACCGATAAGCCTAATCAAAAATGGGTGGTTGATATTAGCTATATATGGACACGTGAAGGATGGCTATACTTGGCTGCTGTACTTGATTTACATTCAAGGCGCATCATCGGTTGGTCGGTCAGTAATCGGATGAAGAAGGATCTGGCAATACGTGCGTTAGACATGGCGGTTGCTTTGCGGCGTCCTCCTAAGGATTGCATCCATCACAGTGATCGTGGAAGCCAATATTGCTCACATGAATACCAGGCTCGGCTTCGCAAACACGGATTTAAAATATCAATGTCAGGAAAGGGTAATTGCTATGACAATGCAGCAATGGAAACATTCTTCAAAACTATCAAGGCTGAACTGATATGGCGAAATACTTGGCACACACGCCGTGCTGCTGAACTGGCTATCTTCAAATATATCAATGGCGTTTATAACCCACGCCGCAGACATTCTGCATTAGGCTGGAAAAGCCCCTTGGCTTTCGAACGGATAGCCGCTTAA
- a CDS encoding TRAP transporter small permease subunit — MLIRLKKTISLGLEYLALAFAALAGVGLLAIVGTIVTSVIMRKFANTPLHITEEVVGLLLSVALFLGLPMVTLLSKHVHVSLMTGYMTGRPKALLQMAALFVGIVFFGWLIWETIPWFEFAFKRGIKTETTRILLYPWMALMPLSLALACTILIARLFGVIDTPLASEDQTLSHDKAH, encoded by the coding sequence ATGTTAATTAGACTTAAGAAAACTATTTCGCTGGGGCTGGAGTATCTGGCCCTAGCGTTTGCAGCACTTGCCGGTGTTGGCCTTTTGGCCATAGTCGGCACTATCGTGACCAGCGTCATCATGCGCAAATTTGCTAATACACCACTACATATTACCGAAGAAGTTGTTGGACTGCTTCTAAGCGTCGCCCTTTTTCTAGGCCTACCCATGGTCACACTGCTGTCCAAACACGTGCATGTTTCGCTAATGACTGGCTACATGACCGGTAGGCCCAAGGCCCTGCTGCAAATGGCGGCACTGTTTGTGGGCATTGTGTTTTTTGGCTGGCTGATTTGGGAGACGATCCCGTGGTTTGAGTTTGCCTTCAAACGCGGCATAAAAACCGAAACCACACGTATTTTACTTTACCCATGGATGGCACTAATGCCGCTTTCACTGGCTCTGGCCTGCACGATCCTAATTGCGCGTCTGTTTGGTGTCATCGATACGCCGTTGGCCAGCGAAGACCAGACTTTATCACATGATAAGGCGCACTAA
- a CDS encoding C4-dicarboxylate ABC transporter substrate-binding protein yields MNKLIRNVVIGLTGAGVSLSMATAEEWRFNNFLPETRPETAQLQQFVTEVNEALGGETELKLYSGGSLGLPNTDTLRFLPSGAVEMSLMWANYLGRDAPALSSVVVQGTIGSIEEFEKAIPTVREIYEEEFAEWDVASVGYAAIPMLSVSVFCRDEPVRTIKDLKSKKLRVWARDQVETFTRLGVSAQIIPQDEMYVAMKTGVVDCALYPALYAHTVSLQEVSKYASFLYPMASGPYVIGVAQDRWDATDDTIKAAIETAAAGLWERTNQYEADFQRELDARGALVDGGIVWGEDFSNEDREAFVSVVTEIWEKLAEEAGGNAPAYRERVLTALGR; encoded by the coding sequence ATGAACAAACTTATCAGAAATGTCGTAATTGGACTAACCGGCGCTGGCGTCAGCCTTTCAATGGCAACGGCTGAGGAGTGGCGGTTCAATAACTTTCTGCCCGAAACTCGACCCGAAACCGCTCAACTCCAGCAATTCGTAACAGAGGTAAATGAGGCGCTTGGTGGTGAAACTGAACTCAAGCTCTACAGTGGAGGGTCCTTGGGGCTGCCAAATACTGATACGCTACGTTTCCTACCCTCGGGTGCAGTGGAGATGAGCCTGATGTGGGCTAACTATTTGGGCCGAGATGCACCAGCGCTTAGCTCGGTTGTGGTACAAGGCACCATTGGTTCCATCGAGGAATTCGAAAAGGCGATCCCGACCGTGCGTGAGATTTACGAAGAAGAATTTGCCGAATGGGATGTGGCCTCCGTTGGCTACGCTGCTATTCCGATGTTGTCAGTTTCTGTCTTCTGCCGTGATGAGCCTGTGCGCACTATCAAAGATCTCAAGTCCAAAAAACTGCGAGTTTGGGCGCGTGATCAGGTCGAAACCTTTACGCGTCTTGGCGTTTCTGCACAGATCATTCCGCAAGACGAAATGTATGTTGCGATGAAAACAGGCGTGGTAGATTGTGCTTTGTACCCTGCACTTTATGCCCATACGGTGTCCTTGCAGGAAGTCTCAAAATACGCATCATTCCTTTATCCTATGGCATCCGGACCCTATGTGATCGGCGTCGCGCAGGACCGCTGGGATGCGACAGACGACACGATCAAGGCGGCGATCGAGACAGCCGCCGCTGGTCTTTGGGAGCGCACAAATCAGTACGAAGCTGACTTTCAACGCGAACTTGACGCTCGTGGAGCGCTCGTTGATGGCGGCATCGTTTGGGGTGAGGATTTCTCAAATGAGGACCGCGAAGCGTTTGTGAGCGTCGTCACCGAGATTTGGGAAAAACTGGCCGAGGAAGCAGGCGGCAACGCCCCTGCATATCGCGAACGTGTTCTGACTGCGTTAGGTCGTTAA
- a CDS encoding IS110 family transposase: MPRQVQSFASQLDNLEQEIRRIERQLLAWHRQNAASQLLETISGIGLIMATALAASVPDPTVFKSGRQFPAYLGLVPRQNPSGGKDRLGHTSKMGNGYLRRLLVIGATSVTRRAPTIDSRTGTWVRSLLERKPTRVLSVAIANKTARAAWALLSKGESYRATPEF; encoded by the coding sequence ATTCCGCGACAGGTCCAGTCCTTCGCATCTCAACTTGACAATTTGGAACAAGAAATCCGTAGAATTGAGCGCCAGCTTTTGGCGTGGCATCGACAAAACGCCGCGAGCCAGCTGCTTGAGACCATCTCGGGTATTGGCCTTATCATGGCGACTGCGTTGGCCGCGAGCGTGCCTGATCCGACTGTCTTCAAATCTGGCCGACAGTTTCCAGCTTATCTCGGCCTTGTGCCCCGACAGAACCCTTCGGGAGGTAAGGATCGACTTGGACATACATCGAAGATGGGTAACGGTTATTTGCGTCGGTTACTTGTTATTGGCGCTACCTCCGTCACGCGACGGGCACCAACCATTGACAGCCGAACGGGCACTTGGGTGCGCTCGCTATTAGAGCGCAAACCAACCCGAGTTCTGAGCGTGGCCATTGCCAATAAGACTGCGCGCGCCGCTTGGGCATTGCTATCGAAAGGAGAAAGCTACAGGGCCACACCTGAGTTTTGA
- a CDS encoding aminotransferase class V-fold PLP-dependent enzyme translates to MTKSQNLFEKFRAMIKTDNIIADLANGLIGHHAIISGPLGDRPLLYADYVASGRALRQIEDFVLTELLPFYANSHTEASYVGGFMTRLRREARDILRAEVNASKDHAVIFTGSGATAGINRIAHLICLKKMVSKRLTPVVLIGPYEHHSNILPWRESGAEVIEVLEAESGGPCMTSLSQTLKRVKGRPIVGAFSAASNVSGIVTDVVAVTRVLKAAGAIVVWDYAGGAPYLPIDLCPANDALIDAVVVSPHKFVGGPQASGVLILRHDIVQTNTPTLSGGGTVRFVSPTSHDYSNNVEAREEAGTPNVIGDLRAALCFIVKSVITQDFITKRNRENLAKGLTSWMPHPNIEILGNTQCDRLPIFSFRLRDGKGGFVHQQLVTRLLSDCFGIQTRGGCACAGPYVHRILDIGKNASDAMRDEILSGNEIEKPGFVRLNFSYLARDSEVNRIISAVLELADSARDHVERYSCDPTTAIFKPTKSSNQWATTG, encoded by the coding sequence ATGACCAAATCGCAGAACCTTTTTGAAAAATTTCGCGCGATGATTAAGACTGATAACATCATAGCTGATCTTGCTAACGGACTGATCGGACACCATGCAATCATCAGTGGGCCTCTTGGAGACAGGCCCTTGTTGTATGCTGACTATGTTGCCTCTGGGCGTGCGTTGCGGCAAATTGAAGACTTTGTGTTAACAGAGCTGCTACCGTTTTACGCCAACAGCCACACTGAAGCCTCTTATGTCGGTGGCTTCATGACGCGTTTGCGTCGTGAAGCGCGGGATATCCTACGAGCTGAAGTAAACGCATCAAAAGATCACGCCGTGATATTTACTGGATCGGGCGCAACAGCGGGTATCAACCGAATTGCCCATTTGATCTGCCTCAAGAAAATGGTTTCCAAAAGACTGACACCCGTAGTTTTGATTGGTCCGTATGAGCATCACTCAAACATTCTGCCTTGGCGTGAAAGCGGTGCAGAAGTGATCGAAGTTCTTGAGGCAGAAAGCGGTGGGCCCTGTATGACCTCGCTGTCGCAAACACTAAAGCGCGTGAAAGGCCGACCAATTGTTGGCGCGTTTTCGGCTGCGTCGAATGTATCAGGGATTGTCACAGATGTTGTCGCTGTAACGCGTGTGCTGAAAGCTGCAGGGGCAATAGTGGTATGGGATTATGCAGGTGGCGCACCCTATTTACCGATAGATCTTTGCCCGGCAAATGACGCATTAATTGACGCAGTGGTTGTGTCTCCGCACAAATTTGTCGGAGGCCCACAGGCCAGCGGCGTTCTGATTTTGCGTCATGACATAGTTCAAACTAACACGCCCACATTATCAGGCGGCGGCACCGTGCGGTTCGTTTCACCCACAAGCCACGACTACTCTAATAACGTTGAGGCCCGTGAGGAAGCAGGGACACCTAACGTGATCGGTGATCTGCGCGCCGCACTGTGCTTCATCGTAAAATCGGTCATTACGCAAGATTTCATTACCAAGCGTAACCGCGAGAACCTTGCCAAAGGTTTGACCTCGTGGATGCCGCACCCCAACATTGAGATACTCGGGAATACCCAATGTGACAGGCTGCCAATCTTTTCGTTTCGATTGCGAGATGGCAAAGGCGGCTTTGTACATCAGCAATTGGTGACACGGCTCTTGTCCGATTGCTTTGGCATTCAGACACGGGGCGGTTGTGCATGTGCGGGCCCTTATGTTCACCGTATTCTCGATATTGGCAAAAATGCATCTGATGCGATGCGTGATGAAATCCTGTCTGGGAATGAGATTGAAAAGCCTGGTTTTGTTCGTTTGAACTTCAGCTATCTTGCGAGAGACTCTGAGGTGAACCGTATTATTTCCGCAGTGCTCGAGCTGGCCGATAGTGCCAGAGATCACGTCGAACGCTATTCTTGCGATCCAACCACGGCTATTTTTAAACCTACAAAAAGTTCTAATCAGTGGGCCACTACCGGCTGA
- a CDS encoding AarF/ABC1/UbiB kinase family protein, with protein MGNVAGQGLKELGSGRRPALPQLLMSPQNITLLARKLAKMRGAAMKLGQLLSMDSGDFLPSELAMILQRLRAEADFMPPKQLRDVLNHEWGLGWMGRFSRFDVRPMAAASIGQVHYAVTKAGAALAIKVQYPGVRNSIDSDIENVSALIAWSGLLPPGLDLGPFLTLAKEQLHEETDYAREAKQLLCFGDLLSGDTRFAVPQVHADLSTENILAMEFMPGQPIEDLLQFPTEDRRAVMEALIDLSLKELFDFKLMQTDPNFANFLYDAKSKRVVLLDFGATRSVNAALSAAYARYLNAGLAGQEALMCSAALTLGFLNEAMPQNMQDEFVEMMHLAFAELAKDQVFQFDQNELAHDLQQRGLQMAERSREMHLPPPETLYIQRKMAGLYLLGRRLKAEVDLQNLLKPYLHRYDQG; from the coding sequence ATGGGGAATGTGGCTGGCCAAGGTTTGAAAGAGCTGGGTTCTGGCCGGCGGCCGGCGCTTCCACAGCTTTTAATGAGCCCTCAAAATATAACTCTATTGGCGCGTAAACTGGCAAAAATGCGCGGCGCGGCGATGAAACTGGGCCAGCTTCTTTCAATGGATAGCGGCGATTTTCTGCCATCAGAGCTGGCGATGATTTTACAGCGCTTGCGGGCTGAGGCGGATTTCATGCCCCCGAAGCAATTGCGGGATGTGCTGAACCATGAATGGGGCTTGGGCTGGATGGGACGATTTTCCCGCTTTGATGTGCGCCCGATGGCGGCCGCATCGATCGGGCAGGTCCATTATGCAGTGACCAAGGCGGGCGCGGCCCTGGCCATAAAAGTTCAATATCCAGGCGTGCGCAACAGCATTGACAGCGATATTGAAAATGTATCCGCCTTAATCGCATGGTCGGGGCTGTTGCCTCCCGGCCTCGATCTGGGCCCATTTCTGACCTTGGCGAAAGAACAGTTGCACGAAGAAACCGATTACGCGCGCGAGGCCAAGCAGCTGTTGTGCTTTGGCGACCTTTTAAGCGGGGATACCCGCTTTGCGGTACCGCAAGTTCACGCGGATTTAAGTACCGAAAATATATTGGCGATGGAGTTTATGCCGGGTCAGCCGATTGAAGATTTGCTTCAATTTCCAACAGAAGATCGGCGCGCAGTTATGGAAGCCTTGATCGATCTAAGTTTAAAAGAGCTGTTTGATTTCAAGCTTATGCAGACAGATCCTAATTTCGCAAACTTCCTCTATGATGCAAAATCAAAACGGGTGGTTTTATTGGATTTTGGCGCAACGCGCTCGGTAAATGCGGCGCTGAGCGCAGCCTATGCCCGCTATTTGAACGCAGGTTTGGCAGGGCAAGAAGCCCTCATGTGCAGCGCTGCGTTGACGTTGGGGTTCTTAAATGAAGCCATGCCGCAGAACATGCAGGATGAATTTGTAGAGATGATGCATCTTGCCTTTGCAGAGCTGGCAAAGGATCAGGTTTTTCAATTTGACCAAAATGAACTGGCGCATGACTTACAACAACGCGGTTTGCAAATGGCCGAGCGCTCGCGTGAGATGCATTTGCCGCCGCCTGAGACTTTGTACATCCAGCGTAAAATGGCGGGCCTGTATTTATTAGGGCGTCGACTTAAGGCAGAGGTTGATTTACAAAATCTGCTGAAACCTTACTTGCATCGTTACGACCAGGGCTAG
- a CDS encoding cytochrome P450, with protein MADRLPGAKIPVDTQITTEMLENTPAQVYAHLRDTQPIVRLQALGGRIVFTKSEDVTRVKTDAAHFWSSDTTSPMQRAFGGHTLMRKDGCPHLRERCAMMPALTPEYIQHWQPAFEELTNKLLDQLATQDTVDLSPAFAVPLSAGYLKIVLGLDEDGAARLFDWASALVRGAMNASNDPKVYAASDRANAEMNDCFDRMIKQHRALPDGSVLSTMTNAEDPIELSQIRTNMKICIGGAVIETRDALLSTLYGLLSNPDQLRDCITSKKWAEACEEGLRWVAPIQASPRIVKKALVMRGLNIPQGETVMAIQASANHDVHYNTAPDRFDICRSGPPHQSFGEGTHACLGGPVYRLLAAQVALPKLFKRFPALALDTSSPVTFQGFAFRGPKANCIKLYGTQL; from the coding sequence ATGGCTGATAGGCTGCCAGGCGCTAAGATACCGGTAGACACGCAAATCACGACGGAAATGCTTGAGAACACACCTGCGCAAGTCTATGCCCACCTGCGAGACACGCAACCTATTGTGCGACTTCAGGCACTTGGCGGACGCATTGTCTTTACCAAATCCGAGGATGTCACCCGTGTCAAAACTGACGCAGCTCATTTCTGGTCGAGCGATACGACAAGTCCAATGCAGCGCGCCTTTGGCGGGCACACGCTGATGCGTAAAGACGGCTGCCCCCACCTGCGCGAACGCTGCGCAATGATGCCAGCGCTGACACCCGAATACATCCAACACTGGCAACCTGCATTTGAAGAACTGACCAACAAACTGCTTGACCAACTGGCAACGCAAGACACCGTTGATCTATCACCTGCCTTTGCCGTGCCCCTGTCCGCTGGCTATCTCAAAATTGTGCTTGGTCTGGATGAAGATGGCGCGGCCCGATTGTTCGATTGGGCAAGCGCATTGGTCCGCGGCGCAATGAACGCCAGCAATGATCCCAAGGTCTATGCTGCAAGCGATCGCGCAAATGCCGAAATGAATGACTGCTTTGATCGCATGATCAAGCAACACCGCGCCTTACCCGATGGCTCTGTTTTGTCAACAATGACCAATGCGGAGGACCCGATTGAATTGTCGCAGATCAGGACGAACATGAAAATCTGTATCGGCGGGGCTGTTATTGAAACACGCGATGCGCTGCTTTCTACACTTTATGGCTTGCTGAGTAATCCGGACCAGTTGCGCGATTGCATTACGTCAAAGAAATGGGCTGAGGCCTGCGAAGAAGGCCTGCGTTGGGTCGCCCCAATTCAAGCCAGCCCAAGGATCGTGAAAAAGGCGCTAGTGATGCGTGGGCTAAATATTCCACAGGGTGAGACAGTGATGGCTATTCAGGCTTCTGCCAATCACGATGTCCATTACAACACCGCGCCCGATCGCTTTGATATTTGCCGATCTGGACCACCGCACCAGTCCTTTGGGGAAGGTACACATGCCTGCCTTGGTGGCCCCGTGTATCGCCTTTTGGCGGCACAGGTTGCGCTGCCAAAGCTCTTCAAGCGATTTCCGGCTCTCGCTCTGGACACATCCTCTCCCGTTACGTTTCAAGGATTTGCCTTTCGCGGGCCGAAGGCCAATTGTATCAAGTTATACGGTACACAGCTTTAG
- a CDS encoding winged helix-turn-helix transcriptional regulator, with protein MIELDSIDRKILTTLQRDGSLSQRDVASKVGLSQNACWRRVKRLNELGVIEGYGARLNAKLVGLDLTVFMMIKTRWHSECWQRKFRVHVAAIPEIVDVHRIGGDWDYLIKVVTSSMSGYDKVYKQLTSKLELETVTGLFAMETILENQPLSLS; from the coding sequence ATGATAGAACTTGATAGCATTGATCGCAAAATTCTTACCACTCTACAACGTGACGGATCGCTCTCACAACGGGACGTCGCATCTAAGGTGGGTCTTTCTCAAAATGCGTGCTGGAGGAGGGTAAAGCGGCTCAACGAATTGGGCGTAATCGAAGGCTATGGAGCGCGTTTGAATGCCAAACTTGTCGGGCTTGATCTGACGGTTTTCATGATGATCAAAACACGGTGGCATAGCGAATGTTGGCAGCGCAAATTCCGAGTTCACGTGGCTGCAATCCCAGAGATCGTTGATGTCCATCGGATAGGCGGTGATTGGGATTACCTGATCAAGGTGGTTACATCATCAATGTCTGGATATGACAAAGTTTATAAGCAACTAACCTCTAAACTGGAATTAGAGACAGTGACGGGGCTGTTCGCGATGGAGACCATTCTGGAAAATCAACCGTTGTCCCTGTCTTAA
- a CDS encoding transposase, producing MERSPDECYNERFNGTLRRQILDAEWFVTTKQAQTAINVWLKQYNHTRPHQALNMRPPAPETLLKNST from the coding sequence GTGGAGCGTTCCCCAGACGAATGCTATAATGAGAGATTTAATGGAACGCTTAGGCGACAAATCTTAGATGCAGAGTGGTTTGTAACAACAAAACAAGCCCAAACAGCCATCAATGTATGGCTGAAACAGTACAATCACACCCGCCCTCACCAAGCCCTGAACATGAGACCGCCAGCTCCAGAAACTCTATTGAAAAATAGTACATAA